ACCAGCAACGCCACGCTGAGATTCTGAGTGAGAAACTGAGTGGAACGTTGCATGGGGTGTCAGCTACATCGATATCTTTGGGTCAGACCCTTGACCCGCAAGGCTTCACTGATGGGCCTCCGGCACCGAGCGCTCAGAGGAACTACGGTTCAGTATCTATGAATAATGACGAAACTGGCAATACACAAAATGAAGGGTCCGTTAGCAATGAGACGCTCTTCGAGGACATTTTGAATGGAAATGCGCAAGAGAATGATAAGAATCAACAACAGTCTAACAGTTCAAATCCAATAAACCAAGAAACCAGCGCCAACCCCCCCGTGGATAGTCGATTCAACAAGCCGCAGAATTACAATCCTAATCTAGTCCCTTCTTTGGAGGGTTATTCAGCGAACCCACCCAGTAATGATGGTGGCCAAAGTCAAGGTTTATACATAAGTAGCACGTCTTCGCAGTCTCAACAGTCTCCTAATCTGCAGAAAATTTCTCCAGATCGTGAAAATGCGGTGGAATCGGATGCACAAGAAAGCGTACCGACATTTGAAGAGGAACAGTATGAAACCAAAACGGGACTCAAGAGGAAGCGGATAGTTTGTACAAGGccatttgaatttattaaATCACCGCATTCAGTGATGGAAGTATGGAAGGAGTATACTGAAGGCATAAATGGGCAGCCTTCTATAAGGAAAATGGAAGCTCTTTACCAAACAGCATGGAGGCGAGATCCAGCAGTGAATAAAAGATACTCGAGAAGAAAAGTTCTTTGGAAAGCCATTCAAACTGGTCTCAACCGTGGGTATTCCTTGAATTAtgttattgaaattttagAAAACTCAAGATACGTTAACGATAAACAAAAGGTTAAACAGCCCATCGGTTGGTTATGCCATAGTTCTCATATTCCAGAAACTTTGAAGTAGacatttgtttcttctgtcattgattttttattcGAAATTAGCCCTTGTAACATTATGCCTATCTTAATGATTTAATAATTGGACTTTCCTCCAAAAGCGAGTTGTATCTGTAATAATAATCCCCAATAATACCCTTAAAAACTCGGAAGCCAGGTAACAACACTGTATATGTAcacatatatgtatatataatatgCCTTGTATTTTGCGCGCTTTTTATACTAAGCTCAGCTGGGGACTTGAGTGGAGAGTGTTGGATGCCACATatccaattttttattctgaTTCCCAATTACCTCTTGAGAGTTGAATTTATTCATCGCGCTCAGCTTCTTATACGTGCTGCTAAAATAaacgtgaaaaaaaaaaaaaacaacgtAAAATAATCTTATATATCAAGCCTTGCAACGAATAGGTGACAGAAAGCGTTACTTTGTCTTGCTCAAAAGTGTGAATAAAGTAAGACCACCGTGTTATAACTATGGGAGCAAAGAGCATAGTagcttcctcttcttcaaagaaatccaAGAAACAGCATAATggaaagatgaaaaaaaat
The DNA window shown above is from Saccharomyces kudriavzevii IFO 1802 strain IFO1802 genome assembly, chromosome: 15 and carries:
- the MSN1 gene encoding Msn1p (similar to Saccharomyces cerevisiae MSN1 (YOL116W); ancestral locus Anc_3.57) encodes the protein MSSNQHIGTSNLNENEAMLTNRVVELERRMSMFEGIFHALSNRLDLHFKKYDVVVNSQQQQINELTAFLSTLLNDQQRHAEILSEKLSGTLHGVSATSISLGQTLDPQGFTDGPPAPSAQRNYGSVSMNNDETGNTQNEGSVSNETLFEDILNGNAQENDKNQQQSNSSNPINQETSANPPVDSRFNKPQNYNPNLVPSLEGYSANPPSNDGGQSQGLYISSTSSQSQQSPNLQKISPDRENAVESDAQESVPTFEEEQYETKTGLKRKRIVCTRPFEFIKSPHSVMEVWKEYTEGINGQPSIRKMEALYQTAWRRDPAVNKRYSRRKVLWKAIQTGLNRGYSLNYVIEILENSRYVNDKQKVKQPIGWLCHSSHIPETLK